CCGCGAGCAGTTCGGGGACTCGGCCCCCGGGCTTGACCGCACCCTCGGGATAGCGACCCCGGTCGGCCGCCGTCACGTCCGCAGAGATGTGTGCCCACCAGAAGTGTGCGTGGGCGATGAAATCGATGCTCGGGTAGGACGCCAGGACGTCTTCGAATCCCGGCAGCCCGACATCGTCGAGCATTGCCTTGTCGTCCAGATGACAGAGGATCGGCAGCTCGTACTCGGCACAGTGCTCGTAGATCGTCTCGAGCCGCCGATCGTCGATCGGCAGGCCTGGCTTGAGTTCGCCGAACCCGCGAGCGCCGCGTTCGACGTACCCCTCGAGCAGATTCCGGACAGTCTCTTCCCCGTAAACCAGCGTCCGGGGATCGATCGAACAGAACGGGAGCAGCCGATCGGGGTACGCTGCGACCTGCTCGAGGACCCACCAGCTCGGGGCCTGCACGGGATAGCTCTCGGGCGACTCCAGCGCCAGAACGACGGCGCGATCGATCCCCTGCCCGTCCATCCAGGCGACCAGCCCGTCGGC
This genomic stretch from Natrinema sp. SYSU A 869 harbors:
- a CDS encoding amidohydrolase family protein, whose protein sequence is MPGARADEEDHSPATATRRRLLAVAGTTGLVGTAPGTSQAQDGDETSRVTQPDTGRDDSVAELPLLDAHTHLIPHETLDRDPLSADGLVAWMDGQGIDRAVVLALESPESYPVQAPSWWVLEQVAAYPDRLLPFCSIDPRTLVYGEETVRNLLEGYVERGARGFGELKPGLPIDDRRLETIYEHCAEYELPILCHLDDKAMLDDVGLPGFEDVLASYPSIDFIAHAHFWWAHISADVTAADRGRYPEGAVKPGGRVPELLAEYDNVYGDLSAGSGWNALTRDPASAQEFLEAHHEQLIWGTDFLAPGQEPPQLTMFDRFDLPDEAWANIRSRNLESVLR